A single genomic interval of Deltaproteobacteria bacterium harbors:
- a CDS encoding ATP-dependent helicase: MRTERPAGRGSDFLSELNEQQRAAVLHGEGPLLVIAGAGSGKTRTLTYRAARLIADGLAPSRLLLCTFTNRAGKEMVHRLEGLLGLDLRPLWAGTFHHVANLALRRHGSALALPENYAILDREDARDLMTVCLGETGAALREKRFPAPAVLLQLASAVANSRLRPAEAVRLHAPRFYDLTDELTAILDRFARRKERLGLLDYDDLLLGFHRLLSDPAGPAAELVERFEHVLVDEFQDTNLLQGEIVDLCARGHGNLTVVGDDAQSIYGFRGAHFQNILDFPARYPGAQIFKLELNYRSSPEILSLANASIACNVRQYPKVLRPTRAAGSRPVLLPLFDVYQQAAFVAQRVLELSQEEQVPLPQIAVLYRAHAHSLELQVELTRRKIPYTVRSGLRFFEQAHIKDVLAYLRLAHNGADALAWQRVLKLWAGVGQRSSGQILSAVASEGAVAHGAPVAHGAAGRLSDVALRERLPGAARPAVARLAQLLHEVDGCAGPAAMIQRVVEGHYRDYAGSAFPNAQTRLEDLEQLADYARRFESLEQLLSELALLAGLTAEGVGPGEAPEEKLTLSTVHQAKGLEWRVVFLLWLSEGRFPQALSVRTEAETEEERRLFYVAVTRAMEQLYLCQVRFEESGDGPRRLLRLSRFLSELAGNHTPYERWEIEEAPE; encoded by the coding sequence TTGCGCACGGAGCGCCCTGCGGGCCGCGGCTCCGACTTCCTCTCCGAGCTCAACGAACAGCAACGCGCCGCGGTCCTGCACGGTGAAGGCCCGCTGCTGGTCATCGCGGGGGCCGGCAGCGGCAAGACCCGCACGCTGACCTACCGCGCCGCGCGGCTCATCGCCGACGGGCTCGCCCCCTCGCGGCTGCTCCTCTGCACCTTCACGAACCGCGCCGGCAAGGAGATGGTGCACCGGCTCGAGGGGCTGCTCGGCCTCGACCTTCGCCCGCTCTGGGCGGGCACCTTCCACCACGTGGCGAACCTGGCCCTGCGCCGCCACGGCAGCGCGCTCGCCCTCCCCGAAAACTACGCCATCCTCGACCGCGAGGACGCCCGCGACCTGATGACGGTCTGCCTGGGGGAGACCGGCGCGGCGCTGCGCGAGAAGCGCTTCCCGGCCCCGGCGGTGCTCCTCCAGCTCGCCTCCGCCGTGGCCAACAGCCGCCTGCGGCCCGCGGAGGCCGTGCGCCTCCACGCCCCGCGCTTCTACGACCTGACCGACGAGCTCACCGCGATCCTCGACCGCTTCGCCCGCCGCAAAGAGCGGCTCGGCCTCCTCGACTATGACGACCTGCTCCTCGGTTTCCATCGACTCCTGTCGGACCCTGCGGGCCCGGCCGCCGAGCTCGTCGAGCGCTTCGAGCACGTGCTCGTCGACGAGTTCCAGGACACGAACCTCCTCCAGGGCGAGATCGTGGACCTCTGCGCCAGAGGACACGGCAACCTCACCGTGGTGGGCGACGACGCGCAGAGCATCTACGGCTTTCGCGGGGCGCATTTTCAGAACATCCTGGACTTCCCCGCACGCTACCCCGGCGCCCAGATCTTCAAGCTCGAGCTCAACTACCGCTCGAGCCCCGAGATCCTCTCGCTCGCGAACGCCTCCATCGCCTGCAACGTCCGCCAGTATCCCAAGGTGCTCCGGCCGACGCGCGCAGCGGGATCGCGGCCCGTGCTGCTCCCGCTCTTCGACGTCTACCAGCAGGCGGCCTTCGTCGCGCAGCGCGTCCTCGAGCTCTCGCAAGAGGAGCAGGTTCCCCTGCCCCAGATCGCCGTGCTCTACCGCGCGCACGCCCATAGCCTCGAGCTCCAGGTGGAGCTGACCCGGCGCAAGATCCCCTACACCGTGCGCTCGGGGCTTCGCTTCTTCGAACAGGCCCACATCAAGGACGTGCTGGCCTACCTGCGCCTCGCCCACAACGGTGCGGACGCGCTCGCCTGGCAACGCGTGCTCAAGCTCTGGGCGGGGGTTGGCCAGCGAAGCTCGGGGCAGATCCTCTCGGCGGTAGCGAGCGAAGGCGCGGTCGCTCACGGCGCTCCGGTGGCTCACGGCGCCGCGGGGCGCCTGTCGGACGTGGCCCTTCGGGAGCGGCTCCCCGGCGCGGCCCGCCCCGCCGTCGCCCGCCTCGCCCAGCTCCTCCACGAGGTGGACGGCTGCGCGGGCCCCGCCGCGATGATCCAGCGCGTCGTCGAGGGGCACTATCGCGACTACGCCGGCTCGGCCTTCCCGAACGCCCAGACGCGCCTCGAGGACCTCGAGCAGCTCGCCGACTACGCGCGCCGCTTCGAGAGCCTCGAGCAGCTCCTCAGCGAGCTCGCGCTCCTCGCCGGCCTCACCGCCGAGGGGGTGGGTCCCGGCGAAGCCCCCGAGGAGAAGCTCACCCTGAGCACCGTGCATCAGGCGAAAGGCCTCGAGTGGCGGGTCGTCTTCTTGCTCTGGCTGTCGGAGGGCCGTTTCCCGCAGGCCTTGTCGGTCCGCACCGAGGCCGAGACCGAGGAGGAGCGCCGCCTCTTTTACGTGGCTGTCACGCGGGCCATGGAACAGCTCTACCTCTGCCAGGTCCGTTTCGAGGAGAGCGGCGACGGTCCCCGACGCCTGCTCCGCCTCTCGCGCTTCCTGAGCGAGCTGGCCGGCAACCACACCCCGTACGAACGCTGGGAGATCGAGGAGGCACCCGAGTGA